The following are from one region of the Actinoplanes sp. L3-i22 genome:
- the fxsT gene encoding FxSxx-COOH system tetratricopeptide repeat protein yields MVQVTRSTDGGFATPPYSEVTIGIVAALWIEGLAMRALIPDVIPLPPIASDPNHYHVGRLPSSQGNRQHTVVLTTMPRDSTRNAAAICTNLIRSFPQVQCVIMVGIAGGIPVPGRPHRHVRLGDIVVATDGVVDCSHVRQVDGVATPRRHLEGMSEAMARAVMELRGDEFRGEPRWRTWLEVGHRRDLMNFARPKPGTDVLNVRGERARHPSRAASGHEPGWPKVHYGSIASGDILLRDEVKRDQLAAEHGVLAVEMEASGIAAGAATLGKHWFMIRGVVDYCDNAGKSDLWHPYASLAAAAYLRAMLAACHPFESGAPTGAGNGAEIDVLGERRVVRTGLRCQDAAQDLVKSDFWESLSNRRSFINVLRTKVPLDLPTLAESDPATHLNTAFTQALDRPEGVVAVLDSLEAMPAQAQVETAVHILEQLTVRDLLPGQAGPELMRILSEAPPVDMTDVAASHNDVQVHAGAVPASPQAAFDQVLDSFAHRRNARTLLAMADQLGQAVSDEALRARLVRWRKQIATHLGVEGAVVWNPIHRGRLVSALSDPGTPAVDTRAVGVVQEVTDIMAKSDVVRETQVSTLTAAPVDLLGPNPAEAAIPAGSQPPGIAPRALPPVWGNVPPRNPHFTGRRALLDDLADRLRRTEMTAVLPQAIHGMGGVGKSQLAIEYVYRYQSQYDVIWWISAEQPQQILAALTDLARYLDLPVGPEANAAVPAVREALRLGRPYSNWLLVFDNAEDLDAVQNVVPTGGRGKVLVTSRNADWSLQANTLEVDVFDRDESVNLLRRRDPDITDNDAVQLAEALGDLPLAIEQAAAWRVATGMTAAEYLSLLKSRVELLGATASPGYEPSVAAAWKMSLDRLRNTSPAAMRLLEICAFLAPEPIIRALFSNAGASGRADDADEFELALRDPIKLNKAIRDIQRYALARINHRAGTIEIHRLVQAVVRDGVEADRLDEVRHRGHQLLAAADPREPDTVAHWDRYQALISHVLASNAVQCDDPWVRDLVFDIVKFLYRWGDHEGCERLARDVYEAWRISLGADSPETLKVAKYYGYILWANGKFRAARKIGEETLRLYEEGGFDPGDEDLIDAKLQFARDLHTAGRFAEATAAVREAFAAARRALTPEDPKTLYAAHQLGLSLRLEGRFEDARVIDEETLRLRIEVLGADDFETLNTHNGLTIDQRECGDYTGARQNQENVFAQHRLKWGEYNPATTRAGRNLAVARRKAGEHASALELSREIEKRFRDRYGERYPDTVASAMNLAVDLRQNGDLIGAKALGEKTLGIYESLFSRDHPFALSARTNLAITLRLLGETAKAKSFDHEALEGLQAAIGADHPLAITAATNLASDHYALGEYQIAFELDTDTLDHSRRVSGDEHPSTLAVMANLALDLRALGRVGEADAQHQDVVDKYRRKLGVGHPATVAVSRHLRADCDIDPMPI; encoded by the coding sequence ATGGTGCAGGTGACAAGATCCACCGATGGTGGCTTTGCCACGCCGCCATATTCCGAGGTCACGATCGGCATCGTCGCCGCGTTGTGGATCGAGGGGCTGGCGATGCGAGCGCTCATTCCGGACGTCATCCCGCTGCCTCCGATTGCCAGTGACCCGAATCATTATCACGTCGGCCGGCTGCCGAGCAGTCAGGGAAATCGTCAGCACACCGTTGTCCTGACCACGATGCCGCGCGACAGCACGCGCAATGCCGCGGCGATCTGTACGAACCTGATTCGCAGCTTTCCGCAGGTCCAGTGCGTGATAATGGTGGGTATCGCGGGTGGCATACCGGTGCCCGGCCGGCCGCACCGGCATGTGCGGCTGGGCGACATCGTGGTGGCCACCGACGGGGTGGTCGACTGCAGTCACGTCCGGCAGGTCGACGGCGTCGCCACGCCGCGTCGGCACCTGGAAGGCATGTCGGAGGCGATGGCGCGGGCCGTGATGGAGTTGCGCGGCGACGAGTTCCGCGGCGAACCGCGCTGGCGCACGTGGCTGGAGGTCGGGCACCGCCGCGACCTGATGAACTTCGCGCGGCCCAAACCCGGTACCGACGTGCTCAATGTGCGCGGGGAACGCGCGCGTCATCCCAGCCGGGCGGCTTCCGGCCATGAGCCCGGCTGGCCGAAGGTGCACTACGGCTCGATCGCCAGCGGCGACATCCTGCTGCGCGACGAGGTCAAACGTGACCAGCTGGCCGCCGAGCACGGTGTGCTGGCCGTCGAGATGGAAGCCTCGGGAATCGCGGCCGGCGCGGCCACCCTCGGCAAGCACTGGTTCATGATCAGAGGCGTCGTCGACTACTGCGACAACGCCGGCAAGAGCGATCTGTGGCATCCGTACGCGTCGCTGGCCGCCGCCGCCTATCTACGCGCGATGCTTGCTGCTTGCCACCCGTTCGAGTCGGGCGCGCCAACCGGGGCCGGCAACGGCGCCGAGATCGATGTGCTCGGTGAGCGACGCGTGGTGCGTACCGGCCTGCGTTGCCAGGACGCCGCCCAAGACCTGGTGAAGAGTGACTTCTGGGAGAGTCTGTCCAACCGGCGTAGCTTCATCAACGTCTTGCGCACCAAGGTCCCGCTCGACCTGCCCACGCTCGCGGAGTCCGACCCGGCCACCCACCTGAATACGGCGTTCACCCAGGCGCTGGACCGGCCCGAAGGGGTGGTGGCGGTCCTCGACTCGCTGGAGGCCATGCCGGCGCAGGCGCAGGTCGAGACGGCCGTGCACATCCTGGAGCAGTTGACTGTTCGGGATCTGCTACCCGGGCAGGCCGGGCCCGAGCTGATGCGTATCCTGTCCGAGGCTCCGCCGGTGGATATGACCGATGTTGCGGCGTCCCACAACGACGTCCAGGTGCATGCCGGTGCTGTGCCGGCGTCGCCACAAGCGGCGTTTGACCAGGTGCTGGACTCTTTCGCGCATCGAAGGAACGCCAGGACCCTGCTAGCGATGGCCGATCAGCTCGGCCAGGCGGTCAGCGATGAGGCGTTGCGCGCCAGGCTCGTTCGGTGGCGCAAACAGATCGCGACACACCTGGGTGTCGAGGGCGCCGTTGTCTGGAATCCGATCCACAGGGGCCGCCTGGTTTCCGCGTTGAGCGATCCCGGTACCCCTGCCGTAGATACGAGGGCCGTGGGAGTTGTCCAAGAGGTGACGGATATTATGGCAAAATCGGACGTTGTGCGCGAAACACAAGTCTCGACCCTCACGGCGGCGCCCGTCGACCTCCTCGGCCCCAACCCGGCCGAGGCAGCGATTCCGGCCGGAAGCCAGCCGCCTGGAATCGCACCGCGGGCGTTGCCGCCGGTTTGGGGAAATGTGCCCCCGAGAAATCCTCATTTCACCGGGCGGAGAGCCCTGCTCGATGATCTAGCCGACCGCTTGCGTAGAACCGAGATGACAGCGGTTCTCCCGCAAGCAATTCATGGCATGGGTGGCGTCGGTAAGTCGCAACTCGCCATTGAATACGTTTATCGCTACCAAAGCCAGTACGACGTCATCTGGTGGATTTCGGCCGAACAGCCGCAACAGATTCTTGCCGCGCTGACGGACCTGGCGCGATATCTCGACCTTCCGGTCGGGCCTGAGGCGAATGCGGCAGTTCCCGCTGTCCGGGAAGCGCTTCGTCTCGGCCGGCCGTACAGCAATTGGCTACTTGTCTTCGACAACGCCGAGGACCTGGACGCCGTCCAGAATGTTGTTCCCACCGGCGGCCGCGGGAAGGTGCTGGTCACCTCACGCAACGCCGACTGGTCACTGCAGGCCAACACCCTTGAGGTTGACGTCTTCGACCGCGACGAAAGCGTCAACCTGCTGCGCCGCCGCGATCCCGACATCACCGACAACGACGCCGTGCAGCTGGCTGAGGCGCTCGGCGACCTGCCGCTGGCCATCGAGCAGGCGGCCGCGTGGCGGGTCGCGACCGGAATGACCGCCGCCGAGTATCTGAGCCTGCTCAAGAGCCGGGTCGAGCTGCTCGGCGCCACCGCGTCACCCGGATACGAGCCGTCGGTCGCGGCAGCGTGGAAGATGTCGCTGGACCGGCTGCGCAACACCAGCCCGGCGGCCATGCGACTGCTGGAGATCTGCGCCTTCCTGGCTCCGGAGCCGATCATCCGGGCCCTGTTCTCCAACGCTGGAGCATCCGGGCGCGCCGATGACGCCGACGAGTTCGAGCTGGCGCTGCGGGACCCGATCAAACTCAACAAAGCCATCCGTGACATCCAGCGATATGCGCTGGCCCGGATCAATCACCGCGCGGGAACCATCGAGATCCACCGATTGGTGCAGGCCGTGGTTCGCGATGGCGTCGAGGCCGATCGCCTCGATGAGGTGCGCCACCGGGGACACCAGCTGCTCGCCGCCGCAGATCCGCGCGAGCCCGACACGGTCGCCCACTGGGACCGGTACCAGGCGCTGATCTCGCACGTGCTGGCCTCGAACGCGGTTCAGTGCGACGACCCGTGGGTTCGCGACCTCGTCTTCGACATCGTGAAATTCCTCTACCGGTGGGGAGATCACGAGGGCTGCGAACGACTGGCCCGAGACGTCTACGAGGCCTGGCGGATCAGTCTCGGCGCCGATTCGCCGGAAACGCTGAAGGTCGCGAAATACTACGGCTACATCCTGTGGGCGAACGGAAAATTCCGTGCGGCGCGAAAGATCGGAGAAGAGACGCTACGCCTGTATGAGGAGGGCGGTTTCGATCCCGGTGACGAGGACCTGATCGACGCAAAACTGCAGTTCGCCCGCGACCTGCACACTGCCGGCCGATTCGCCGAGGCGACCGCGGCGGTCCGCGAGGCGTTCGCCGCGGCCCGGCGCGCGTTGACCCCGGAGGACCCGAAGACCCTCTACGCCGCACACCAGCTGGGCCTCAGTCTCCGGCTCGAGGGCAGGTTCGAGGACGCGCGCGTGATCGATGAGGAGACCCTGCGCCTGCGTATCGAGGTGCTCGGCGCCGACGATTTCGAAACGCTGAATACGCACAATGGGCTGACCATCGACCAGCGCGAGTGCGGCGACTACACCGGTGCCCGGCAGAACCAGGAGAACGTGTTCGCCCAGCATCGCCTCAAATGGGGAGAATACAACCCCGCAACGACAAGAGCCGGCCGAAATCTGGCCGTTGCCCGGCGTAAGGCCGGCGAACACGCCAGTGCTCTTGAACTCAGCCGGGAAATCGAGAAACGCTTCCGCGACCGATATGGCGAGCGTTACCCCGACACCGTCGCCTCCGCCATGAATCTTGCCGTGGATCTACGGCAGAACGGCGACCTGATCGGAGCGAAAGCCCTCGGTGAAAAGACCCTGGGGATCTACGAGTCGCTGTTCAGCCGGGATCACCCGTTCGCGTTGTCGGCGCGTACCAACCTTGCCATCACCTTGCGGCTGCTCGGTGAGACCGCCAAAGCGAAGAGCTTTGACCACGAGGCGCTCGAAGGTCTGCAGGCCGCGATCGGCGCCGACCATCCGCTGGCCATCACCGCCGCCACCAACCTGGCCAGTGACCACTACGCGTTGGGTGAGTATCAGATCGCCTTCGAACTCGACACCGACACTCTTGATCATTCTCGCCGGGTTTCCGGCGACGAACATCCCTCGACCTTGGCGGTCATGGCCAACCTGGCCCTCGATCTGCGGGCGCTGGGTCGAGTCGGGGAAGCCGACGCGCAGCACCAGGATGTCGTCGACAAATACCGGCGCAAACTCGGTGTGGGGCACCCTGCCACGGTGGCGGTGAGCCGGCACCTGCGGGCGGACTGCGACATCGACCCGATGCCGATCTGA
- a CDS encoding HEXXH motif domain-containing protein → MINDWAAPANHRLSRALLADLATGGGSPQTVQFLADTQYSRRLLLLLAVRDMGTALLGPLPPIDEAWAVMDRAKADDPENFRSALMHPQIGNWAAYAIRQQHARSGTDPAPAWVDFGQIHAVALVVAARCGQSWRTRIPLRRGRATLPGLGQAAFETHRPWDSVTAMTSGGRIRLTHDARTVAVPDDPRRDDDGWHGLRRLTTGAKPTLELVLDDLDPFRNLADPVEPERLTANEVAHWQTMLDQAWTLLSETDPPTAQAIVCGVRSFAPLARADQDDDEEIRSASTAEAFGAVVLSSPTNPVDLAATLVHEYQHIKLGGLMHLCPLHRQEGRAELYAPWRDDPRPLGGLVQGVFAFHGIAAFYRKHTRVTEGPERRVAQFAYALSRAQTATGLEVARRSGGLTEVGEQFFAGLAAAMRPWFDDRIPDDVSRLVALALHAHRSTWLLHHRRPAPQAIAALVRCWSAGEPADQSDTDAAVIQAPTEAPQVSRTWSRPLRAAVIEPTVADTPVGALIAGDAAAAKAEFLTGITTDPDDLVSWTGLGLSCGELGERAAATALTTRPDLVRAVYLALRAQGRAPQADQLAAWSCPGFPR, encoded by the coding sequence ATGATCAATGATTGGGCTGCCCCGGCCAACCATCGACTCTCTCGTGCACTGCTGGCTGATCTTGCAACTGGCGGCGGCAGCCCACAGACCGTTCAGTTCCTGGCCGACACCCAGTACAGTCGCCGGCTGCTCCTGCTGCTGGCCGTACGCGACATGGGGACCGCGCTGCTCGGGCCGCTTCCCCCGATCGACGAGGCCTGGGCGGTCATGGACCGGGCCAAGGCCGACGACCCGGAAAATTTCCGGTCCGCTCTCATGCATCCCCAGATCGGCAACTGGGCCGCCTATGCGATCCGCCAGCAGCACGCACGATCCGGAACCGATCCGGCACCGGCCTGGGTGGACTTCGGGCAGATCCACGCCGTCGCCCTGGTCGTGGCGGCCCGCTGCGGGCAGAGCTGGCGGACCCGGATACCACTGCGCCGCGGCCGGGCGACGTTGCCCGGTCTGGGGCAAGCCGCTTTCGAAACGCACCGACCCTGGGACTCGGTCACCGCGATGACCTCCGGCGGACGCATCCGGCTGACCCACGACGCCAGGACCGTCGCGGTACCGGACGATCCGCGACGCGACGACGACGGCTGGCACGGGCTGCGCAGATTGACCACCGGCGCGAAGCCCACCCTGGAGCTGGTCCTGGATGATCTTGACCCGTTCCGCAATCTCGCCGATCCGGTCGAACCCGAACGGCTGACCGCGAACGAGGTCGCGCATTGGCAGACGATGCTCGACCAGGCCTGGACCCTGCTGTCCGAAACCGATCCACCGACCGCCCAGGCCATCGTGTGCGGGGTCCGCTCCTTCGCGCCGCTGGCCCGAGCCGATCAGGACGACGACGAGGAGATCCGTAGTGCCTCCACGGCGGAGGCCTTCGGCGCGGTGGTGCTGTCATCGCCGACCAACCCGGTTGATCTGGCAGCCACGCTCGTGCATGAATACCAGCACATCAAGCTGGGTGGACTCATGCACTTGTGCCCGCTGCACCGCCAGGAGGGCCGCGCCGAGCTGTATGCGCCCTGGCGTGACGACCCCCGGCCGCTCGGCGGACTGGTCCAAGGGGTCTTCGCGTTCCACGGCATCGCCGCCTTCTACCGCAAGCACACCCGCGTGACCGAGGGTCCCGAACGTCGGGTGGCCCAGTTCGCCTACGCCCTCAGCCGAGCACAGACCGCCACCGGCCTCGAGGTCGCCCGGCGCTCGGGCGGGCTCACCGAGGTGGGCGAGCAATTCTTCGCCGGCCTGGCCGCAGCGATGCGCCCATGGTTCGACGACCGGATACCCGATGATGTGAGCCGGCTGGTCGCCCTGGCCCTGCACGCGCACCGCAGCACGTGGCTGCTGCACCATCGAAGACCCGCGCCGCAGGCGATCGCGGCACTCGTGCGCTGCTGGTCGGCGGGCGAGCCGGCCGACCAGAGCGATACCGACGCCGCCGTCATCCAAGCGCCCACCGAAGCGCCCCAGGTTTCGCGAACCTGGAGCCGGCCCCTGCGCGCGGCGGTCATCGAGCCGACGGTCGCCGATACACCCGTGGGCGCACTCATCGCCGGCGACGCCGCCGCCGCCAAAGCCGAGTTTCTCACCGGCATCACCACCGACCCCGATGATCTCGTGTCGTGGACCGGCCTGGGACTGTCCTGCGGAGAACTGGGCGAGCGGGCGGCCGCCACCGCCTTGACCACCCGTCCCGATCTGGTGCGTGCCGTCTACCTGGCACTGCGAGCCCAGGGCCGCGCCCCGCAGGCGGACCAGCTCGCCGCCTGGAGCTGTCCCGGCTTCCCGCGCTGA
- a CDS encoding LysM peptidoglycan-binding domain-containing protein, whose product MRTGLTLFVILTGLPAGLVALAGSPLPARAPTSADLQAWLANPTATQFLPGLLATLAWLCWALAAAGTVRLAAARSAGRLSRLIQQLPGPLQSLAATVLGAAAVTASYSPAAAAAPPTATAAPTAPATFHTPAVEKAQTDPACTVTKGDTLSRIAKQRLGDPDRWPTIFKLNHGKKFPAVGGRLTDPDLIYPGWQLRLPTGATTTDSGDCTGKPATVTHQPPRHTPDPDASPATPAPTTTTASPSASPGRSHTGSAPTSSIAALTLTAGFAYGAGLLWRRRRRPRPAAEAATATTANPAPETPVPSEPGRPAQFLPPRNPATALIGPGAQDAARAALVAVLTGALEGTTAVTTTATLAGLLDNAPSSDRITVADDFAAALARLDEEIIRRTRLADERDDERAAPAPAMLLLAEVPGPAWHTRLATAARQGEPLGIDVTLLGAWPSGLTLNVAADGSTEAGELAVLDAGTAAGLLEAAKPPADPVHTPPPTPDRVSIRVLGKPAILGADANPVRGLRAKSLELCVLLVLNRDGIALGDIMEALWPEVTVARATERLSTCVTNLRNIIRGGIHRTGARVDPVINTGGRYHLNAELVDVDWWRIVDAHRAATTAGDDQTRLRHLRTAITAAAGRTLGADTAYEWIDTDRERARRLLIRIHLQAAGLLAGTDAQTARGWHETASDYDPMSEELARHAMQAAADLGDADGVRHRREQLHRALADAGIDADTDTDRFAAALLQNLTFTHP is encoded by the coding sequence GTGCGCACCGGCCTGACCCTGTTCGTCATCCTCACCGGTCTGCCGGCCGGGCTCGTCGCGCTGGCCGGCTCACCGCTGCCCGCCCGTGCACCCACCTCGGCCGATCTGCAGGCCTGGCTGGCGAACCCGACCGCGACGCAGTTCCTGCCCGGGCTGCTGGCCACCCTCGCCTGGCTGTGCTGGGCCCTGGCCGCCGCCGGCACCGTCCGGCTCGCCGCGGCCCGCTCGGCCGGCCGGCTCAGCCGCCTGATCCAGCAGCTGCCGGGACCGCTGCAGAGCCTGGCCGCCACCGTTCTCGGCGCCGCCGCGGTCACCGCCAGCTACTCCCCCGCCGCGGCCGCTGCCCCGCCGACGGCCACCGCCGCACCCACGGCGCCCGCCACCTTCCACACGCCGGCCGTCGAGAAGGCCCAGACCGACCCGGCCTGCACGGTCACCAAGGGCGACACCCTGTCGAGGATCGCCAAACAGCGCCTCGGCGACCCGGACCGCTGGCCGACCATCTTCAAGCTCAACCACGGCAAGAAGTTCCCGGCGGTCGGCGGCCGGCTCACCGACCCGGACCTGATCTACCCCGGCTGGCAGCTGCGCCTGCCCACCGGCGCCACCACCACCGACTCCGGCGACTGCACCGGCAAACCCGCCACCGTCACACACCAGCCACCGCGGCACACGCCGGATCCCGACGCCTCCCCGGCCACCCCGGCACCCACGACCACGACCGCCTCGCCTTCGGCATCGCCGGGCCGCAGCCACACCGGGTCCGCGCCGACCTCCAGCATCGCCGCACTCACGCTCACGGCCGGTTTCGCGTACGGCGCAGGTCTGCTCTGGCGCCGCAGGCGCCGCCCACGGCCCGCCGCCGAAGCAGCCACCGCGACCACCGCGAACCCGGCCCCCGAGACGCCCGTCCCGAGCGAACCCGGCCGGCCGGCGCAGTTCCTGCCGCCGCGCAACCCGGCGACCGCGCTGATCGGCCCCGGCGCCCAAGACGCCGCCCGAGCCGCACTGGTCGCCGTGCTCACCGGCGCCCTGGAAGGCACGACCGCCGTCACCACCACCGCCACGCTGGCCGGCCTGCTCGACAACGCCCCGAGCTCGGACCGGATCACCGTCGCCGACGACTTCGCCGCCGCCCTGGCCCGGCTCGACGAGGAGATCATCCGCCGCACCCGGCTCGCCGACGAACGCGACGACGAGCGCGCCGCGCCCGCACCGGCGATGCTGCTGCTGGCCGAGGTGCCCGGCCCGGCCTGGCACACCCGGCTGGCCACCGCCGCCCGCCAGGGCGAACCGCTGGGCATCGACGTCACCCTGCTCGGCGCCTGGCCCTCCGGGCTGACCCTGAACGTCGCCGCCGACGGCAGCACCGAAGCCGGCGAACTGGCCGTGCTCGACGCCGGCACCGCCGCGGGCCTCCTCGAGGCCGCGAAGCCGCCCGCCGACCCGGTCCACACGCCGCCGCCCACACCGGACCGGGTCAGCATCCGGGTCCTCGGCAAACCCGCGATCCTGGGCGCCGACGCCAACCCGGTGCGCGGCCTGCGCGCCAAAAGCCTCGAACTGTGCGTGCTGCTGGTGCTCAACCGCGACGGCATCGCCCTCGGCGACATCATGGAAGCCCTCTGGCCCGAGGTCACCGTCGCGCGCGCCACCGAACGGCTCTCCACCTGCGTCACCAACCTGCGCAACATCATCCGCGGCGGGATCCACCGCACTGGCGCACGCGTCGACCCGGTGATCAACACCGGCGGCCGGTACCACCTCAACGCCGAACTCGTCGACGTCGACTGGTGGCGCATCGTCGACGCCCACCGCGCCGCCACCACCGCCGGCGACGACCAGACCCGGCTGCGGCACCTGCGCACGGCGATCACCGCGGCCGCCGGGCGAACGCTGGGCGCCGACACCGCGTACGAATGGATCGACACCGACCGCGAGCGAGCCCGCCGCCTGCTGATCCGCATCCATCTGCAGGCCGCAGGCCTGCTCGCCGGCACCGACGCGCAGACCGCCCGCGGGTGGCACGAGACCGCCAGCGACTACGACCCGATGTCCGAAGAGCTCGCCCGGCACGCCATGCAGGCCGCCGCCGACCTCGGCGACGCCGACGGCGTGCGGCACCGCCGCGAGCAGCTGCACCGCGCGCTCGCCGACGCCGGCATCGACGCGGACACCGACACCGACCGGTTCGCCGCCGCCCTGCTGCAGAACCTGACCTTCACCCACCCGTGA
- a CDS encoding alpha/beta hydrolase has protein sequence MAGAVGHLVAMGHSYGSTVVGEAAKTGGLPVDDIVVAGSPGMHVDTASQLMDDPRHVWAGASDSDPVARAGAWLDSNNEVTDSSPLIEFAETKADATHGLAPSDSAFGGNV, from the coding sequence GTGGCCGGCGCGGTCGGCCACCTCGTAGCGATGGGTCACTCGTACGGCTCTACCGTGGTCGGTGAAGCGGCGAAGACTGGCGGCCTCCCTGTCGACGACATCGTCGTGGCCGGCAGTCCCGGTATGCATGTCGATACCGCGAGTCAGCTCATGGACGACCCGCGGCACGTCTGGGCCGGCGCCTCCGACAGCGACCCGGTTGCGCGTGCCGGTGCATGGTTGGATTCCAACAACGAGGTGACAGACAGCTCGCCATTGATCGAGTTCGCGGAGACCAAGGCCGATGCCACACACGGGCTGGCACCCAGCGACTCGGCCTTCGGCGGCAACGTGTGA
- a CDS encoding nuclease-related domain-containing protein, producing the protein MQIHVLSDHGGEQLHRLVRRLRSAETTVAAAREEYYDAYQDLQQLRRTKSWWRRALHLNSGAEQQAAARIQFASQGVTDAELDRQQITDRARQQAAGVLGEQALVDGLATLDDSWTMLRGYHNRRGETDHVLIGPAGIWAIEVKRRRVRLHVAGEQWWYEKLDARGHTVGSGWAVDATGRTWGRQVLDVAADLTSWLSRNGYQVPVRTAVMLMHDQATIGRCDNPTVNVIGTRPAHLLWAIERSGTVLSPAECRDLLHLTIRDHRLQAQRHNSQPRPA; encoded by the coding sequence ATGCAGATCCACGTCCTGTCCGACCACGGCGGCGAGCAGCTGCACCGCCTGGTCCGCCGCCTGCGCAGCGCGGAAACGACGGTTGCCGCCGCCCGCGAGGAGTACTACGACGCCTATCAAGACCTACAACAATTGCGGCGTACGAAGTCCTGGTGGCGCCGGGCCCTGCACCTGAACAGCGGCGCCGAGCAGCAGGCCGCCGCCCGCATCCAGTTCGCGTCACAGGGCGTCACCGACGCCGAACTGGACCGCCAGCAGATCACCGACCGCGCCCGCCAGCAGGCCGCCGGAGTGCTCGGCGAACAGGCCCTGGTCGACGGCCTGGCCACCCTGGACGACTCGTGGACGATGCTGCGCGGCTACCACAACCGCCGCGGCGAAACCGACCACGTCCTGATCGGCCCGGCCGGCATCTGGGCCATCGAGGTCAAACGCCGCCGGGTCCGCCTGCACGTGGCCGGCGAGCAGTGGTGGTACGAGAAACTCGACGCCCGGGGCCACACCGTCGGCAGCGGCTGGGCGGTCGACGCCACCGGCCGCACCTGGGGCCGCCAGGTCCTCGACGTCGCCGCCGACCTCACCAGTTGGCTGTCCCGCAACGGCTACCAGGTTCCGGTGCGCACCGCGGTGATGCTGATGCACGACCAGGCGACCATCGGCCGCTGCGACAACCCCACGGTCAACGTCATCGGAACCCGCCCGGCGCACCTGTTGTGGGCCATCGAGCGCTCCGGCACGGTACTCAGCCCGGCCGAGTGCCGCGACCTGCTTCACCTGACCATCCGCGACCATCGGCTGCAGGCCCAGCGCCACAACAGCCAGCCAAGACCGGCCTGA